A stretch of Bordetella genomosp. 13 DNA encodes these proteins:
- a CDS encoding ABC transporter substrate-binding protein, whose product MPRLLKHLLFLAVACGVLASGVAQSAEPVRVRLDWTPWGVHAPFHLAAQKGWFKQAGLDVSLEDGNGSVTTVQIVGNGDSFDVGHAALASMMVARDKGLPVKALAVFARQGDIGVLVPADSGIDGPAGLKGKRVAYTAGSLEAPFIDAFLARGGLRRDALTLINVDAAGKASTYAIGRADAAFSTIPFFLPVVSQTRASRAVRFADYGLHMPGFGLFASEARLAQRGEVLGRFAGVVAAAWEYIYAGHQDEAVAAILAARPQARLDAKVLRGQIDALRDYFGPLDGVRIGPPAAQDWTQAVQTLSSVGLVSAERPAADYYVESGVALRQPYQDAK is encoded by the coding sequence ATGCCGCGCTTACTCAAGCACTTGCTGTTCCTGGCCGTCGCCTGCGGCGTGCTGGCATCCGGCGTCGCGCAGTCCGCTGAGCCGGTGCGCGTAAGGCTGGATTGGACGCCGTGGGGCGTGCATGCGCCGTTTCACCTGGCCGCCCAGAAGGGCTGGTTCAAGCAGGCCGGCCTGGACGTCAGCCTGGAAGACGGCAACGGATCGGTCACTACCGTGCAGATCGTCGGCAACGGCGACAGCTTCGACGTGGGCCATGCGGCGCTGGCTTCCATGATGGTGGCGCGCGACAAGGGGCTGCCCGTCAAGGCACTGGCGGTGTTTGCCCGGCAGGGCGACATCGGCGTGCTGGTGCCGGCCGATTCGGGCATAGACGGTCCGGCGGGCCTCAAGGGCAAGCGGGTGGCCTATACCGCGGGCTCGCTCGAGGCCCCCTTCATCGACGCTTTCCTGGCGCGCGGCGGACTGCGCCGCGACGCGCTGACGCTGATCAACGTGGACGCCGCCGGCAAGGCCAGCACCTATGCCATCGGCCGCGCCGATGCCGCGTTCTCCACGATTCCCTTCTTCCTGCCGGTGGTGTCGCAGACGCGCGCCTCGCGGGCGGTGCGCTTCGCCGATTACGGGCTGCACATGCCGGGCTTCGGGCTGTTCGCCAGCGAGGCGCGGCTGGCGCAGCGCGGCGAGGTGCTGGGGCGCTTCGCCGGCGTGGTGGCGGCTGCCTGGGAATACATCTACGCGGGACACCAGGACGAAGCCGTGGCGGCCATCCTGGCGGCGCGGCCGCAGGCCCGGCTCGACGCCAAGGTGCTGCGCGGCCAGATCGATGCGCTGCGAGATTACTTCGGCCCGCTGGACGGCGTGCGCATCGGGCCGCCCGCGGCCCAGGACTGGACGCAGGCGGTGCAGACGCTGTCCTCGGTGGGCCTGGTCTCCGCGGAGCGTCCGGCCGCCGACTACTACGTGGAAAGCGGCGTCGCGCTGCGCCAGCCCTACCAGGACGCGAAATGA
- a CDS encoding FAD binding domain-containing protein, producing the protein MKAARFEYSCPASLADALKSLQNPQAPAKPMSGSQSLGPMLNLRLARPPAVVDVSRIGELRTVERRGDRVRVGAAVTHAEIEDGVHEMLKGHPMQGVAGRIAYRAVRNRGTIGGSLAHADPAADWVVVCAGLGARLEIAGEKGAVRHETVQRFMAGAYTTSLQEGELIVAVDVPAFNAESRFGYYKFCRKTGEFAEASCVAWFDPASRTARIVLGAVDATPRSLTALAHACAARGAAAVTTAAVRDAVAQALPDKDEVERRLYETAVARCLAQALGTAANLMDPIPQRGTSEA; encoded by the coding sequence GTGAAAGCCGCCCGCTTCGAATACTCCTGTCCGGCCAGCCTGGCTGACGCGTTGAAGAGTTTGCAGAACCCGCAGGCGCCGGCCAAGCCCATGTCGGGCAGCCAGTCCCTGGGCCCCATGCTCAATCTGCGCCTGGCGCGTCCGCCGGCCGTAGTGGATGTGTCCCGCATCGGCGAACTGCGCACGGTCGAGCGCCGTGGTGACCGCGTGCGCGTGGGCGCCGCGGTGACGCACGCCGAGATCGAGGACGGCGTGCACGAGATGCTGAAGGGCCATCCCATGCAGGGCGTGGCGGGCCGCATCGCCTATCGCGCCGTGCGCAACCGCGGCACGATAGGCGGCAGCCTGGCGCACGCCGATCCGGCCGCGGACTGGGTGGTGGTGTGCGCGGGCCTGGGCGCGCGGCTGGAGATCGCCGGAGAGAAGGGCGCCGTGCGCCACGAGACCGTGCAGCGCTTCATGGCGGGCGCCTATACGACCTCGTTGCAAGAGGGCGAGCTGATCGTGGCCGTCGACGTGCCCGCGTTCAACGCAGAATCGCGCTTCGGCTATTACAAGTTCTGCCGCAAGACGGGCGAATTCGCCGAGGCCAGCTGTGTGGCCTGGTTCGATCCCGCCAGCCGCACGGCCCGCATCGTGCTGGGCGCCGTGGACGCCACGCCGCGTTCGCTGACCGCGCTGGCGCATGCGTGCGCGGCGCGGGGCGCGGCGGCGGTGACGACGGCGGCGGTGCGCGACGCCGTCGCGCAGGCCCTGCCCGACAAGGACGAGGTGGAACGCCGCCTGTACGAAACGGCGGTGGCGCGCTGCCTGGCGCAGGCGCTGGGCACTGCCGCCAACCTGATGGACCCCATACCGCAGCGCGGTACGAGCGAGGCATAA
- a CDS encoding xanthine dehydrogenase family Fe-S subunit, which translates to MSLVSMKVNGEAVCREVPARMHLGDYLRDEARLTGTHLGCEHGVCGACTVLVDGRPVRSCITYAVACESRDVRTVEGYDDDPVMRRLRAAFTAHHALQCGFCTPGMLATARDIVLRLPDADEKRIRIELSGNICRCTGYMGIVAAVRSVLQALKEQPDPAVDALRAALPRPQPLPVLDGRPMQAFTPREDEDAIAAPVPAAKPAGARTEGKGKGQHIDGEFSLPFPPAQVWAFMVDLPAVAGCLPGARITSQHGDEVQGRIGIKFGPMQAAFEGAARLERDDASMAAVLHGSGRDTVSQSRAQGDIGYRLHAEGQGTRVQIDMDYSLQGPLAQFSRSGLVQDFVRRMIAEFGRNVTRRMQNPGAADDAPAAAINPVALFFGVLKDRILRLFQRRRQ; encoded by the coding sequence ATGAGTCTGGTTTCGATGAAAGTCAATGGCGAGGCGGTGTGCCGCGAGGTTCCCGCGCGCATGCACCTGGGCGACTACCTGCGCGACGAGGCCCGGCTGACGGGCACGCACCTGGGGTGCGAGCACGGCGTGTGCGGCGCGTGCACGGTGCTGGTGGACGGACGCCCGGTCCGCTCGTGCATCACCTACGCCGTGGCCTGCGAGTCGCGCGACGTGCGCACCGTGGAGGGCTACGACGACGATCCCGTCATGCGGCGCCTGCGCGCGGCCTTCACGGCCCATCATGCCTTGCAATGCGGCTTCTGCACGCCCGGCATGCTGGCCACCGCGCGCGACATCGTGCTGCGCCTGCCCGATGCCGACGAGAAGCGCATCCGCATCGAGCTGTCGGGCAACATCTGTCGCTGCACCGGCTACATGGGCATCGTGGCGGCGGTGCGTTCCGTGCTGCAGGCGCTGAAAGAGCAGCCGGACCCCGCGGTGGACGCGCTGCGTGCCGCGCTGCCCCGGCCACAGCCTTTGCCGGTGCTGGATGGCAGGCCCATGCAGGCGTTCACGCCGCGCGAGGACGAGGACGCCATCGCCGCTCCAGTTCCGGCCGCCAAGCCGGCCGGCGCCAGGACGGAAGGCAAGGGCAAGGGACAGCATATCGATGGCGAGTTCAGCCTGCCGTTCCCGCCCGCACAGGTGTGGGCCTTCATGGTGGATCTGCCCGCCGTGGCGGGCTGCCTGCCGGGCGCCCGGATCACATCGCAGCACGGTGACGAGGTGCAAGGCCGCATCGGCATCAAGTTCGGTCCGATGCAGGCGGCCTTCGAAGGGGCCGCCCGGCTCGAACGCGACGACGCCAGCATGGCGGCGGTGCTGCACGGCTCGGGCCGCGACACCGTCAGCCAGTCGCGCGCCCAGGGCGACATCGGCTACCGGCTGCACGCCGAAGGCCAGGGCACGAGGGTGCAGATCGACATGGATTATTCCCTGCAGGGTCCGCTGGCGCAGTTCTCGCGTTCGGGCCTGGTGCAGGACTTCGTGCGCCGCATGATCGCCGAGTTCGGCCGCAACGTGACGCGGCGCATGCAGAACCCGGGGGCGGCCGATGACGCTCCCGCGGCAGCCATCAATCCCGTCGCGCTGTTCTTCGGCGTGCTGAAGGACCGCATCCTGCGCCTGTTCCAGCGACGGCGGCAATAG
- a CDS encoding aromatic ring-hydroxylating dioxygenase subunit alpha, which translates to MYQSQTVIGITPARKDPPLADCIWPQDALHYVPDWVYTSQAVYEQEQERIFRGKTWNYVALEAELPEPGSYKRSYVGAVPVVVSRAEDGSLHVFENRCAHRGAEFCRHGQGKAKEFVCPYHQWSYDLKGNLQGVPFKRGVNKAGGMPRDFRNEDHGLRKLNVTTRHGVIFASYSDEVEPLDEYLTPEMLVDFDAVFPGRPLKILGYYRNELPCNWKMYHENLKDPYHATLLHSFLVVFGLLVAGNKSAMTVDKVHGRHGTMASAKSEEKYATVSEENKKEMRSFHDGLRLRDDRFLEYVKEFDSPWSVTMQTIWPNLIVQREMNTLGVRHIIPNGPDSMIMQWTMFGYEDDTDEMQRHRLRQGNLMGPAGFLGLEDNEAMKFVQEGVRRSSTDLNVLKLESGKLGTSDTLISEAAIRSMYQYYRQVMGF; encoded by the coding sequence ATGTATCAGTCACAGACCGTGATCGGCATCACCCCGGCGCGCAAAGATCCTCCCCTGGCCGATTGCATCTGGCCGCAGGACGCCCTGCACTACGTGCCCGATTGGGTCTACACCAGCCAGGCCGTGTACGAGCAGGAACAGGAGCGCATCTTCCGCGGCAAGACCTGGAACTACGTGGCCCTGGAAGCCGAGCTGCCCGAGCCGGGCAGCTACAAGCGCTCTTATGTGGGCGCCGTGCCGGTCGTGGTGTCGCGCGCCGAAGACGGCAGCCTGCACGTGTTCGAGAACCGATGCGCCCACCGCGGCGCCGAGTTCTGCCGCCACGGCCAGGGCAAGGCCAAGGAATTCGTGTGCCCGTATCACCAATGGTCGTACGACCTGAAGGGCAACCTGCAGGGCGTGCCCTTCAAGCGCGGCGTGAACAAGGCGGGCGGCATGCCGCGCGACTTCCGCAACGAGGACCACGGCCTGCGCAAGCTGAACGTCACCACCCGCCACGGCGTGATCTTCGCCTCGTACTCCGACGAGGTCGAGCCGCTTGACGAATACCTGACGCCCGAGATGCTGGTCGATTTCGACGCCGTGTTCCCCGGTCGTCCGCTGAAGATACTGGGCTACTACCGCAACGAGCTGCCCTGCAACTGGAAGATGTACCACGAGAATCTCAAGGATCCGTACCACGCGACCCTGCTGCATTCGTTCCTGGTGGTGTTCGGCCTGCTGGTGGCCGGCAACAAGTCGGCCATGACGGTGGACAAGGTGCATGGCCGCCACGGCACCATGGCCTCGGCCAAGAGCGAAGAGAAGTACGCCACCGTCAGCGAAGAGAACAAGAAAGAGATGCGCTCGTTCCATGACGGCCTGCGGCTGCGCGACGACCGCTTCCTCGAGTACGTCAAGGAATTCGATTCGCCGTGGTCTGTCACCATGCAGACCATCTGGCCCAACCTCATCGTGCAGCGCGAGATGAACACGCTGGGTGTGCGGCACATCATCCCGAACGGTCCGGACAGCATGATCATGCAATGGACCATGTTCGGCTACGAGGACGATACCGACGAAATGCAGCGCCACCGCCTGCGCCAGGGCAACCTGATGGGGCCCGCGGGCTTCCTGGGCCTGGAAGACAACGAAGCCATGAAGTTCGTGCAGGAAGGCGTGCGCCGCTCCAGCACCGACCTGAACGTGCTGAAACTGGAAAGCGGCAAGCTCGGCACCTCGGACACGCTCATCTCCGAGGCCGCGATCCGGTCCATGTATCAGTATTACCGCCAGGTCATGGGATTTTGA
- a CDS encoding non-heme iron oxygenase ferredoxin subunit — MNWTRIASTQDVDDDSAVALTIGQAQLALYKCDGEYYLSDGICTHGHAMLADGYVEDGCVECPLHQARFDLRTGKPECAPATIPIRVYPVRVEDGAVYAQLDA; from the coding sequence ATGAACTGGACCCGCATCGCATCCACGCAGGACGTCGACGACGACAGCGCGGTCGCGCTTACCATCGGCCAGGCCCAGCTGGCGCTCTACAAGTGCGACGGCGAATACTATCTTTCCGACGGCATCTGTACCCATGGCCATGCGATGCTGGCCGATGGCTATGTCGAGGACGGCTGCGTCGAATGCCCCCTGCACCAGGCGCGCTTCGACCTGCGCACGGGAAAACCCGAATGCGCGCCCGCCACCATTCCCATCCGCGTGTATCCCGTCCGCGTCGAAGACGGCGCGGTCTACGCGCAGCTGGATGCCTGA
- a CDS encoding NAD(P)/FAD-dependent oxidoreductase, translating to MAAPGSIVIVGAGQTGAVAARTLRELGYAGSLTLVGDEAHLPYERPPLSKEALAAGVDASVGRLHPADFYAGLNIDLLAGACASALDAQRREVLLSDGRRLGYDACLLATGGRARRLPLLPDDLPAVHTLRTLDDAMKLGAALAPGVRLVVIGGGFLGLEAAWTARQRGAEVTVLEGAGALLGRVLPPHLSDWLLQRALASGLQVRLGAAVTGAMPAAAADAGTTLVLADGSRIRADHILVSIGLQPNTDLAASAGLALCGATAGVLVDADCRTSDPHVWAAGDCASQCLEADGTPVRRESWQNANTQGAIAAAAMLAAARPSVPYPWFWTDQLGCNIQILGAPQPGLRYVTRGASAADDPAPKLLCLGLQGDVPVHGVAVNAGGDLRVLRPLFEQAIPIQADVYADPATALKPFVKSSLQRSA from the coding sequence ATGGCCGCTCCGGGCTCCATCGTCATCGTCGGCGCCGGCCAGACCGGAGCCGTCGCGGCGCGCACGCTGCGCGAACTGGGTTATGCCGGCAGCCTTACGCTGGTGGGTGACGAAGCACACCTGCCGTACGAGCGTCCGCCCCTGTCCAAAGAGGCGCTGGCCGCCGGCGTGGACGCCAGCGTGGGCCGGCTGCACCCGGCCGACTTCTACGCGGGGCTCAACATCGACCTGCTGGCGGGCGCCTGCGCAAGCGCGCTGGACGCGCAGCGCCGCGAGGTCCTGCTGTCCGATGGCCGTCGCCTGGGCTACGACGCGTGCCTGCTGGCCACCGGCGGCCGCGCCCGGCGCCTGCCGCTATTGCCGGACGACCTGCCGGCGGTGCATACCCTGCGCACCCTGGACGACGCGATGAAGCTGGGCGCCGCGCTGGCGCCCGGCGTGCGCCTGGTGGTGATCGGCGGCGGATTCCTCGGCCTGGAAGCCGCATGGACCGCGCGGCAGCGCGGCGCCGAGGTCACGGTGCTCGAAGGCGCCGGTGCGCTGCTCGGCCGCGTGCTGCCGCCTCACCTCAGCGACTGGCTGCTGCAACGCGCTCTGGCATCCGGCCTTCAGGTTCGGCTGGGCGCCGCGGTCACCGGCGCCATGCCGGCAGCCGCCGCCGATGCCGGCACCACGCTCGTACTGGCGGACGGCAGCCGGATCCGGGCCGATCACATCCTCGTCTCGATCGGATTGCAGCCCAACACCGACCTGGCGGCGTCCGCGGGCCTGGCCCTGTGCGGCGCCACGGCGGGCGTGCTGGTCGATGCCGACTGCAGGACCTCGGATCCGCACGTCTGGGCGGCCGGCGACTGCGCCAGCCAGTGCCTGGAAGCCGACGGCACGCCGGTCAGGCGCGAATCCTGGCAGAACGCCAATACCCAGGGCGCGATCGCCGCCGCCGCCATGCTGGCGGCCGCCCGCCCGTCAGTGCCCTACCCCTGGTTCTGGACCGACCAGCTCGGCTGCAACATCCAGATCCTGGGCGCTCCGCAGCCCGGCCTGCGCTACGTGACGCGCGGCGCGTCCGCGGCCGACGATCCCGCGCCCAAGCTGCTGTGCCTGGGCCTGCAAGGCGACGTGCCCGTGCACGGCGTGGCCGTCAACGCCGGCGGCGACCTGCGCGTGCTGCGCCCGCTGTTCGAGCAGGCCATTCCCATCCAGGCGGACGTCTACGCCGATCCGGCCACCGCGTTGAAACCCTTCGTCAAATCCAGCCTGCAGCGCTCTGCCTGA
- a CDS encoding MarR family winged helix-turn-helix transcriptional regulator: MASPKKKIVVARKSAARKARPHIAEDAGDAAREVLWERPGFLVRRLNQIHYAMFFEECHTQNITPVQYGILTALSVVPWMDQTEIGMDLGLDRTTTADVVKRLQERGLIERRINPEDKRSRQAKLTKSGIQIVEELHAGMARAQERLLEPLTARNREVFMRLLGTLVEANNQYGRTVLRAF; the protein is encoded by the coding sequence ATGGCATCTCCCAAAAAGAAAATCGTGGTGGCGCGCAAATCCGCCGCTCGCAAGGCACGCCCGCATATTGCCGAAGACGCGGGGGATGCGGCGCGCGAGGTGCTGTGGGAGCGGCCCGGTTTCCTGGTGCGGCGGCTCAACCAGATCCACTACGCGATGTTCTTCGAAGAGTGCCATACCCAGAACATCACGCCGGTGCAGTATGGGATTCTCACCGCCCTGTCGGTGGTTCCGTGGATGGACCAGACCGAGATCGGCATGGATCTCGGCCTGGATCGCACCACGACCGCGGACGTCGTGAAGCGGCTGCAGGAGCGCGGCCTGATCGAACGGCGGATCAACCCGGAAGACAAACGATCGCGTCAGGCCAAACTGACCAAAAGCGGCATCCAGATCGTGGAAGAACTGCACGCCGGAATGGCCCGTGCGCAGGAGCGCCTGCTCGAGCCGCTCACCGCCCGCAACCGGGAAGTGTTCATGCGACTGCTTGGTACGCTGGTAGAGGCCAATAACCAGTATGGCCGCACCGTGCTGCGGGCCTTCTAA
- a CDS encoding aromatic-ring-hydroxylating dioxygenase subunit beta produces the protein MNQNNVYVPSRLSAQKAAPLKAEIELFHAEYCAALDGGDVERWPEFFVSDALYRVTARENAELNLPVGLVYAEGRDMMHDRAVAIARTQMYAPRYLLHIVSNIRVIDAGETGDIESQAAFLLMQTLVEGPTTVHLAGTYRDIFVRDDDGALRLKLRDVIYDTNILANDLVYPV, from the coding sequence ATGAACCAGAACAATGTCTATGTGCCCAGCCGCCTGTCTGCGCAGAAAGCCGCGCCCCTGAAAGCCGAAATCGAACTGTTCCATGCCGAATACTGCGCGGCCCTGGACGGCGGCGACGTCGAACGCTGGCCCGAGTTCTTCGTCAGCGACGCGCTTTATCGCGTTACCGCGCGGGAAAACGCCGAATTGAATCTGCCCGTGGGCCTGGTATATGCCGAGGGACGCGACATGATGCATGACCGGGCGGTGGCGATCGCGCGCACGCAGATGTACGCGCCGCGTTATCTGCTGCATATTGTCAGCAATATCCGCGTCATCGACGCCGGCGAGACGGGCGACATCGAATCCCAGGCCGCATTCCTGCTGATGCAGACACTGGTGGAAGGCCCCACCACGGTGCACCTGGCGGGCACTTACCGCGATATTTTCGTCCGCGACGACGACGGCGCATTGCGCCTGAAATTGCGCGACGTCATATACGACACCAACATTTTGGCAAATGACCTGGTCTATCCTGTATAA
- a CDS encoding TRAP transporter substrate-binding protein has product MQRRRFLTQAAGVGAAIAAAPAIAQGAATVRWRMSTSWPKSLDAMYGSADELGKRVSELTEGKFEIRVFPAGEIVPPAQNMDAVSNGTVECNHVLSTFHLGKNTALAFDTGLSFGLSARQHNAWIHYGGGLEKLRALYKKYNIVNHVCGNVGVQMGGWFRREIKSVEDLKGLKMRIGGIGGMVLSKLGAIPQQIPPGDIYPSLEKGTIDAAEWIGPYDDLKLGLNKVAPYYYSPGWFEGSASITTMVNADAWNALPPLFKAAFEVACSEQTMKMLAKYDAGNPGALKSLLAGGAKLSFFPRDVMDAAYNTSQQLWKELTAANPDFAAIFPQWSEFQRDQASWFRVAESALDNYTFQAVTRR; this is encoded by the coding sequence ATGCAACGTCGTCGTTTCCTGACCCAGGCCGCAGGCGTGGGCGCCGCCATCGCCGCGGCTCCGGCCATCGCGCAAGGCGCGGCCACCGTGCGCTGGCGCATGTCCACCAGCTGGCCCAAGAGCCTCGATGCCATGTACGGCTCGGCCGACGAACTGGGCAAGCGCGTGTCCGAACTGACCGAGGGCAAGTTCGAGATCCGCGTCTTCCCCGCGGGCGAAATCGTGCCTCCGGCGCAGAACATGGACGCGGTCAGCAACGGCACCGTCGAGTGCAATCACGTGCTCAGCACCTTCCACCTGGGCAAGAACACGGCGCTGGCCTTCGATACGGGCCTGTCTTTCGGCCTCAGCGCGCGCCAGCACAACGCCTGGATCCACTACGGTGGCGGCCTGGAGAAACTCCGCGCGCTGTACAAGAAGTACAACATCGTCAACCACGTCTGCGGCAACGTCGGCGTGCAGATGGGCGGCTGGTTCCGCCGCGAGATCAAGTCCGTCGAAGACCTGAAGGGCCTGAAGATGCGCATCGGCGGCATCGGCGGCATGGTGCTGTCCAAGCTGGGCGCGATTCCCCAGCAGATTCCGCCCGGCGACATCTATCCTTCGCTGGAAAAGGGCACCATCGACGCAGCCGAATGGATCGGCCCGTACGACGATCTCAAGCTCGGGCTGAACAAGGTGGCGCCGTACTACTACTCCCCCGGCTGGTTCGAAGGCAGCGCCTCGATCACCACCATGGTGAACGCCGACGCGTGGAACGCCTTGCCTCCACTGTTCAAGGCCGCCTTCGAGGTCGCGTGTTCGGAGCAGACCATGAAGATGCTGGCCAAGTACGACGCAGGCAACCCCGGCGCGTTGAAGTCGCTGCTGGCCGGCGGCGCCAAGCTGTCGTTCTTCCCGCGCGACGTCATGGACGCCGCGTACAACACCTCGCAACAGCTGTGGAAAGAACTGACGGCCGCCAACCCCGATTTCGCGGCCATCTTCCCGCAGTGGTCCGAGTTCCAGCGCGACCAGGCCAGCTGGTTCCGCGTGGCTGAAAGCGCCCTGGACAACTACACCTTCCAGGCCGTCACCCGCCGTTGA
- a CDS encoding xanthine dehydrogenase family protein molybdopterin-binding subunit, whose product MQDKPQAPDGAKSQGVGARVPRKEDARHLMGKGQFVGDMSMPGLCEVAFLRSPLAHARIGGIRIPESLNGRAFTREHMQVLDIVADSTLPTYQRSAQPPLARGKVRFVGEPVAMAFAPTRAEAEDLVEEIGVDYDELPVYATAEAALAAQGDLVHEEWRDNLFVTLKAERNFDPESLDAPVVVRRRVELARQCMVPMEGKAVLAYWDHREDQLVVVSATQVPHMIRTGLAQCLELDQAKVRVISPDVGGAFGYKCVMQQEELCVAWLAKTYKRPFRYLEDRREHLIAGANTREHNYEMTAYADRDGRLLALDAHIVIDGGAYSVWPFTIGLEPGQATGNLPGPYDFQSYRCLTQCVATNKPGFVPYRGVARTGVCFAIELMMDAIAHEVGREPWEVRMLNLVKPEQMPYVNVANKHFDSGDYPASLRRALEMIDASAVRQRQARAEADGRLIGLGVATYTEQSAHGTSVFAAWGTPVIPGYDQAAVKVTPDGGLEVRVGVHSHGQGMETTFAQIANEILGTDVARVKVMHGDTGQTPFSTGTYASRSLVMSGGAVSQACKRLAPRIVHIGAHMLSVEASAAELRGGAVWAGDRSVSLREIADAWYINPHKLPPDADIGGLETTVGYKPKVDTGSFTYASHAAVVAVDPGTGAVEILDYVAVEDCGTMINPMVVEGQTFGGIAQGLGTALYEETPYDENGQPLASTFADYVMPGATEVPNIRIDHFETPSPHTEFGAKGMGEGGAIAPPAVIYNAVNDVLRRLHAPLVQRTPLTPRRLMHALAQAGMAQAESQAKPAPTPAPVRELAEDRL is encoded by the coding sequence ATGCAAGACAAGCCACAGGCCCCCGATGGCGCGAAGTCCCAGGGCGTGGGCGCGCGGGTTCCCCGCAAGGAGGACGCACGCCACCTCATGGGCAAGGGCCAGTTCGTCGGGGACATGTCCATGCCGGGGCTGTGCGAGGTCGCGTTCCTGCGCAGTCCGCTGGCGCACGCCCGCATCGGCGGCATCCGCATTCCCGAGTCGCTGAACGGGCGCGCGTTCACCCGCGAACACATGCAGGTGCTGGACATCGTCGCCGATTCCACCTTGCCCACGTATCAGCGGTCGGCGCAGCCGCCACTGGCGCGCGGCAAGGTGCGCTTCGTCGGCGAGCCCGTGGCCATGGCCTTTGCCCCCACCCGGGCCGAGGCCGAAGACCTGGTCGAGGAGATCGGCGTCGACTACGACGAGCTGCCGGTCTATGCCACCGCCGAAGCGGCGCTGGCTGCGCAGGGCGACCTGGTGCACGAGGAATGGCGCGACAACCTGTTCGTCACGTTGAAAGCCGAGCGCAACTTCGATCCGGAGTCGCTGGATGCGCCCGTGGTGGTGCGCCGCCGGGTGGAGCTGGCGCGCCAGTGCATGGTGCCGATGGAAGGCAAGGCCGTGCTGGCGTACTGGGACCACCGCGAAGACCAGCTGGTCGTGGTCAGCGCCACCCAGGTTCCGCACATGATCCGCACGGGCCTGGCGCAATGCCTGGAGCTGGACCAGGCCAAGGTGCGCGTCATCTCGCCCGACGTGGGCGGCGCCTTCGGCTACAAGTGCGTGATGCAGCAGGAAGAGCTTTGTGTGGCCTGGCTGGCCAAGACCTACAAGCGTCCCTTCCGCTACCTGGAAGACCGCCGCGAGCATCTGATCGCGGGCGCGAACACGCGCGAGCACAACTACGAGATGACGGCGTACGCGGATCGCGACGGACGCCTGCTGGCGCTGGACGCGCACATCGTCATTGACGGCGGCGCCTATTCCGTGTGGCCGTTCACCATCGGCCTCGAGCCGGGACAGGCCACCGGCAATCTTCCGGGTCCCTACGATTTCCAGAGCTATCGCTGCCTGACGCAGTGCGTGGCGACCAACAAGCCGGGCTTCGTGCCGTATCGCGGCGTGGCGCGCACCGGCGTGTGCTTCGCCATCGAACTGATGATGGACGCCATCGCGCACGAGGTGGGCCGCGAGCCCTGGGAAGTGCGCATGCTGAACCTGGTCAAGCCCGAGCAGATGCCGTATGTGAACGTGGCCAACAAGCACTTCGACAGCGGCGACTATCCGGCCAGCCTGCGCCGCGCGCTGGAGATGATCGACGCCTCGGCGGTGCGGCAGCGCCAGGCGCGCGCCGAGGCCGACGGCCGCCTGATCGGGCTGGGCGTGGCCACCTACACCGAGCAGTCCGCGCACGGCACCTCGGTGTTCGCGGCCTGGGGCACGCCCGTCATCCCCGGCTACGACCAGGCCGCCGTGAAGGTGACGCCGGACGGCGGCCTGGAGGTTCGGGTGGGCGTGCATTCGCATGGCCAGGGCATGGAGACCACCTTCGCGCAGATCGCCAACGAGATCCTCGGCACCGACGTGGCCCGCGTCAAGGTCATGCATGGCGACACCGGGCAGACGCCGTTCTCCACCGGCACCTATGCATCGCGCTCGCTGGTGATGTCGGGCGGCGCCGTGTCGCAGGCGTGCAAGCGGCTGGCGCCGCGCATCGTGCACATCGGGGCGCATATGCTGTCGGTCGAGGCATCGGCTGCCGAGCTGCGCGGCGGCGCGGTGTGGGCCGGCGACCGTTCGGTCAGCCTGCGCGAGATCGCGGATGCGTGGTACATCAATCCGCACAAGCTTCCGCCGGACGCCGACATCGGCGGCCTGGAAACGACGGTGGGCTACAAACCGAAGGTCGATACCGGCTCGTTCACCTACGCCAGCCACGCGGCCGTGGTCGCGGTGGATCCGGGCACCGGCGCGGTCGAGATCCTGGACTACGTGGCCGTGGAAGACTGCGGCACCATGATCAACCCCATGGTCGTGGAGGGGCAGACCTTCGGCGGCATTGCCCAAGGCCTGGGCACGGCGCTGTACGAAGAGACGCCGTACGACGAGAATGGCCAGCCGCTGGCCTCGACCTTCGCCGATTACGTCATGCCGGGCGCCACCGAGGTGCCCAACATCCGCATCGATCATTTCGAGACGCCGTCGCCGCACACCGAGTTCGGCGCAAAGGGCATGGGAGAGGGCGGGGCGATCGCGCCGCCTGCCGTGATCTACAACGCGGTGAACGACGTGCTGCGTCGTCTGCACGCGCCGCTGGTGCAGCGCACGCCGCTCACGCCCAGGCGCCTGATGCATGCGCTGGCGCAGGCGGGCATGGCGCAGGCCGAGAGCCAGGCAAAGCCTGCGCCGACCCCGGCGCCCGTGCGTGAACTGGCGGAGGATCGCCTGTGA